The following DNA comes from Ignavibacteriales bacterium.
CAAAATGGAATGATTTTGCGATGCGCGGCGATTCCAGTACACGCTGACGCTGCGTCGTTCCCGACGATTGTTTTGATTCGGTTTCTTCAAACATTCCGACAAAGAGCGGGTGGCGTAAATCGACTTTGTCGAATTCGATGAATGAGTTGGTCGATTTTGTCGTGGAATTATCATCTGAAGCTGCGGCGGTTGATATGCCAAGCGGTGCAGCGATGGCAGTATTATAGACGGTACCAGTCGTTTGTGCACCGGGAAAAAACAGCATGCCGCCGCCATTTTGAAGATATGTCTTTAAGGCAAAAGATTGATCGGGCGTGAATTCGTGCAGATTGGAAAGGACAACGACATCGATATTGTTCAATTGAGATGATGAAAAACGGTCATACGGTATCTGATTAATTTTTAAGCTTGCACTGCTGTCGGTAAGTCGGGGGGCGAGAGCTATTCGAAGATAGGTAAGATCGGGTGCGCTGCCGATAAGAAGAACATGAAGTTCTTCCGGAATATGCACGGTGAAAAAGCGTGTGTTGTCAAATTCAAGATCGTCGTCTTCTAATTCGATTTTTCCTTCAATGAATCCAGAATGCTTTGGCACAAGCGTGAACTCCGTCTCCACCGATTGTCCGGCAAGGATATCAACGCCTTTTTGTCCTACCCGGCTTCCATCTTGATAGATGCTGACAACATGATTCTGCACGCCTGACGTGCCGTGATTTGTAAGCTTCGTTTTCACAGTAAAGGATTTGTTCACTTCAAAAATTGTATTCGGGATTTCTATCGATTCTACAGAAACATTTTGCAATTCGCGTTTGCCGAGAGGAACGAAAAAGAATTGTACCGCCGGCGCAAAGAGTTTCTCGCTGGTTTTCATCAAGTGCGCTTTAGATTCAAGTGAACCAGCCTGGAAATCGGAAATGACATAAACTTCTTTATTAAAGTTTTGGGATGCAGCAAGGAGCCGGGCGGTAAAGCGAAGCGCATCTTCGATTGTGCGATGCATCGATGACGGTTTCATTTCATTGATGGTGCTTCGGATGACCGGAAAGTTTCGCTGGGCAGAAGGAAGTTCTGTTGTTCCATCGAGAGGGACACCGGAAAATTTAAGAAGAAATACTTCGTCGCCGTCTTTGAAAAGGTTCACGACCGCAAGGGCGGTATTCTT
Coding sequences within:
- a CDS encoding BatA domain-containing protein, with product MTFLNPIALVGLLAASIPILLHIFNLRKLKTIEFSTLSFLKELQKTKIRRLKLRQLLLLVLRTVLVVLVVFAFSRPTLKGSLPGGLAEQAKTTAVILFDDSQSMTANDEQGELLHQAKNTALAVVNLFKDGDEVFLLKFSGVPLDGTTELPSAQRNFPVIRSTINEMKPSSMHRTIEDALRFTARLLAASQNFNKEVYVISDFQAGSLESKAHLMKTSEKLFAPAVQFFFVPLGKRELQNVSVESIEIPNTIFEVNKSFTVKTKLTNHGTSGVQNHVVSIYQDGSRVGQKGVDILAGQSVETEFTLVPKHSGFIEGKIELEDDDLEFDNTRFFTVHIPEELHVLLIGSAPDLTYLRIALAPRLTDSSASLKINQIPYDRFSSSQLNNIDVVVLSNLHEFTPDQSFALKTYLQNGGGMLFFPGAQTTGTVYNTAIAAPLGISTAAASDDNSTTKSTNSFIEFDKVDLRHPLFVGMFEETESKQSSGTTQRQRVLESPRIAKSFHFVPTPRSRSIITLTNSYPFLIEERIGSGHILLFSVAANAEWSDLPLKGLFVPLVHRSLAYLAQGSAMEHSLLVGEATTIPLHSVVPSKLTITKPGNLELVINPQQLAAEKSIRYSDDDVPGIYTVASVQTTLDKFAVNVDPDESNTAPSDETHRETMFKRIGISDNSMHTVTQPQEVQRIITESRLGAELWKQFLIAALIIAIIEMFVARDTKRHRSLAAKQIT